A single window of Nocardia sp. NBC_01327 DNA harbors:
- a CDS encoding DUF389 domain-containing protein, producing MTGWVVPSDGGVGLARRFLMRGWFGVPRIGACSGQTVAMLHLRIMAPGAMTDAVLSALENDEAVTGLAVFRGAAIRPPGDVITAQVAREAANDVVDKLRVLKVHQEGSIEIEQVGTWLSRSGFEAELHTPGSSADSVVWAEVTQRSYDETELNWTFLSFLTLATVIASIAIVTDSQILTVGAMVLGPEFGPIAALGVALVRRRFVLLQLAIRTLVLGFVVAIALTIVLALIGRGLGWITLDDVIGPRPGTAFIYTPDKWSFIVAVIAGAAGVLSMTSSKSVGLAGVFISVTTVPAAGNIALGVAFGNGSTIWGSVAQLLLNVAGMALAGWATLAIQQSVWSRISVRRARHLAAPRRML from the coding sequence ATGACGGGGTGGGTCGTGCCGTCGGATGGCGGGGTGGGTCTCGCACGAAGGTTCCTGATGCGCGGCTGGTTCGGGGTACCGCGAATCGGGGCGTGCTCGGGGCAGACTGTGGCCATGCTGCACCTGCGGATCATGGCCCCAGGCGCCATGACTGATGCTGTTCTGTCCGCCCTGGAGAACGATGAGGCGGTCACCGGACTCGCCGTTTTCCGTGGCGCCGCGATTCGGCCGCCGGGCGATGTGATCACGGCGCAGGTGGCGCGGGAGGCCGCCAATGATGTGGTGGACAAGCTGCGCGTCCTGAAGGTGCATCAGGAGGGCAGTATCGAGATCGAACAGGTCGGAACCTGGTTGTCGCGCAGCGGATTCGAAGCCGAACTGCACACTCCGGGCAGTAGCGCCGATTCGGTCGTATGGGCCGAGGTGACACAGCGGTCCTACGACGAGACCGAACTCAATTGGACGTTCCTGAGCTTTCTGACGCTGGCGACCGTCATCGCGAGCATCGCCATCGTGACGGATTCGCAGATTCTGACGGTCGGAGCCATGGTGCTCGGACCCGAATTCGGCCCCATCGCCGCACTGGGCGTGGCCCTGGTGCGACGGCGTTTCGTCCTGCTGCAGCTCGCGATTCGCACTCTGGTGCTGGGCTTTGTGGTCGCGATCGCACTCACCATCGTGCTGGCGCTCATCGGCCGCGGACTGGGCTGGATCACCCTCGACGATGTGATCGGCCCCCGCCCCGGCACCGCCTTCATCTACACGCCCGACAAGTGGTCGTTCATTGTGGCGGTGATCGCCGGCGCGGCCGGTGTGCTGTCCATGACCTCGTCGAAATCGGTTGGCCTGGCAGGCGTTTTCATCTCGGTGACCACCGTCCCCGCCGCGGGCAATATCGCGCTGGGTGTGGCCTTCGGCAATGGCTCGACCATCTGGGGGAGCGTGGCGCAATTGCTGTTGAATGTGGCCGGGATGGCCTTGGCGGGCTGGGCCACGCTCGCGATTCAGCAGTCGGTGTGGTCACGCATATCGGTGCGGCGAGCCAGGCATCTGGCCGCGCCGCGCCGCATGCTGTGA
- a CDS encoding HpcH/HpaI aldolase/citrate lyase family protein, with product MRHFRQVPGPELRLLFHQLPEPFGGSTDRDLLSMALGATLYVPATRPDLTATIVRRAERGVCSMVIDLEDAVADHELEFAKKQAALTIEELGAGMDPYPLLFVRVRDAASVGEIIECLGPGAVALTGFVFPKFDSVSGPDYLAALDAASERLGRTLFGMPVLESPSLVHRQTRDTELHRIQSMLSARREQVLAVRIGATDMCSTFGIRRDRDLTIYDVRVVADVIADIVNYLGRTDGTGFTITGPVWEYFADHERMFRPLLRTSPFAEVDAVPFRQYLVSRDLDGLLREITLDRANGIQGKTVIHPSHVAVVHALSVVTHEEYLDALDILREDVGGVAASEYRNKMNEMRPHRSWARQTLLRARVFGVTNTGVSFVDLLKVLVAS from the coding sequence ATGCGGCACTTCCGGCAGGTCCCCGGACCTGAGCTGCGACTGCTCTTCCATCAGCTGCCCGAACCCTTCGGCGGCTCCACCGACCGTGACCTGCTGTCCATGGCACTCGGGGCGACGCTGTACGTGCCCGCGACCCGCCCCGATCTCACCGCCACCATCGTGCGGCGGGCCGAACGCGGCGTGTGCTCCATGGTCATCGATCTCGAGGACGCGGTCGCCGACCACGAACTGGAATTCGCGAAGAAGCAGGCCGCGCTCACCATCGAGGAGCTGGGCGCGGGCATGGACCCGTATCCGCTGCTGTTCGTGCGGGTGCGCGATGCCGCCAGCGTCGGCGAAATCATCGAATGCCTCGGACCCGGGGCCGTGGCGCTCACCGGATTCGTATTCCCCAAGTTCGACAGCGTCTCCGGCCCGGACTACCTCGCCGCGCTCGACGCCGCCTCGGAACGCCTGGGCCGCACGCTCTTCGGCATGCCGGTGCTGGAATCGCCCTCGCTGGTGCACCGGCAGACCCGTGATACCGAACTGCACCGCATCCAATCGATGCTCTCCGCGCGTCGTGAACAGGTGCTCGCGGTGCGCATCGGAGCCACGGATATGTGCTCCACCTTCGGCATTCGCCGCGATCGCGATCTCACCATCTACGACGTGCGGGTGGTCGCCGACGTCATCGCCGATATCGTGAACTACCTCGGGCGTACGGACGGAACGGGATTCACCATCACCGGCCCGGTCTGGGAGTACTTCGCCGATCACGAGCGCATGTTCCGCCCGCTGCTGCGCACCTCGCCGTTTGCCGAAGTCGATGCGGTGCCGTTCCGGCAATACCTGGTCAGCCGCGATCTGGACGGGCTGCTGCGGGAGATCACGCTGGACCGCGCCAACGGTATTCAGGGCAAGACGGTCATCCATCCCTCGCATGTGGCTGTGGTGCACGCACTTTCGGTGGTGACGCACGAGGAGTACCTCGACGCCCTCGACATTCTGCGCGAGGACGTCGGCGGCGTCGCCGCCTCCGAGTACCGCAACAAGATGAACGAGATGCGCCCGCATCGCAGCTGGGCCCGGCAGACGCTGCTGCGCGCCCGGGTATTCGGGGTCACCAATACGGGGGTGTCCTTCGTGGATCTACTGAAAGTGCTGGTGGCATCGTGA
- a CDS encoding TerD family protein, with product MGVSLSKGGNVSLTKQAPNLTAVAVGLGWDVRTTTGTDFDLDASAIATGADKKVLSDKHFIFFNNLQSPEGTIVHTGDNLTGEGEGDDETINVDLANTPPTIESIVFPVSIYDADSRAQSFGQVRNAYIRVVDRATNAELARYDLSEDASTETAMVFGELYRSGAEWKFRAIGQGYASGLSGIARDFGVNV from the coding sequence ATGGGTGTCAGTTTGTCCAAGGGCGGCAATGTTTCGCTGACCAAGCAGGCTCCGAACCTGACCGCAGTGGCCGTGGGGCTGGGCTGGGATGTGCGGACCACCACCGGGACCGATTTCGATCTGGACGCGAGCGCCATCGCGACCGGTGCCGACAAGAAGGTGTTGTCGGACAAGCACTTCATCTTCTTCAACAACCTGCAGTCCCCGGAGGGCACCATCGTGCACACCGGCGACAACCTCACCGGCGAGGGCGAGGGTGACGACGAGACCATCAATGTCGATCTCGCGAACACCCCGCCGACCATCGAGTCCATCGTCTTCCCGGTCTCGATCTACGACGCCGATTCGCGCGCCCAGAGCTTCGGCCAGGTCCGCAATGCCTACATCCGGGTCGTCGACCGGGCCACCAATGCCGAACTCGCCCGCTACGACCTCAGCGAGGACGCCTCCACCGAGACCGCCATGGTCTTCGGCGAGCTGTACCGCAGCGGGGCCGAGTGGAAGTTCCGCGCCATCGGCCAGGGCTACGCCTCCGGTCTGTCGGGCATCGCGCGCGACTTCGGCGTGAACGTCTAA
- a CDS encoding phosphoribosyltransferase encodes MTSAPWATRELGLGLRHGESYPPADKWHISTLLEPGLRRNPRRGHLLVSTVLGKHLPTDPHRVIEAGNRLGDRVRDLIDGPVIVLGFAETATGLGHCVAARIQAECYLHSTRRVVPRADTLTRFEEGHSHATSHMLQPMPAEIFRNELPMVLVDDEISTGATALDAIRALHAFTPRPHYVLASLVDMRTEADRAVFDAGARELGVRIDTVCLASGETLLPTDLVESVAALPDPKLNPRAAVRGRTARIELPWPEAIPEGGRHGILHTEVVGFETALSNAAEVLRGELDSLPWGTGNGPVGSAAEREFAQRPVVVLGHEEFMYLPLRLAGFLADGGVPTRYQTTTRSPAYVLDEPGYPLRRGFRFTAPESGEEAPRYLYNAHWPEPGAPDPIILVIADEPADTDRMTAAGGLLDVLTAAGADVVLAVLHGADPRRLASVRAVARGDSSGSNLGTSSALSLPSPLRGPAFGSYAPDEVAWLLKDLSTADLEADVMERERRIQAGTAHYAESLPVEYQPDAAYRELFDKVLAESAQRLALAVATVAELVVAERGRDIVLVSLARAGTPIGLLMRRWLRTRGIDVPHYAVSIVRDRGIDTVALDYLAEQHDPASIVFVDGWTGKGAITRELSEALAAYHRAGGARFNDELVVLADPGSCVRTYGTRDDFLIASACLNSTVSGLVSRTVLNDALIGHRDFHGAKFYRELAGADVSGRLVEEVSTCFDTVRPAVAERVAEIQQSDRTPTWVGWVSVEKVREAYGISSVNFVKPGVGETTRVLLRRLPWRVLVREADAPEHAHIRMLAAARDVPVEVVPDLAYACMGLIKDVNQ; translated from the coding sequence GTGACTTCCGCGCCCTGGGCGACCCGTGAACTCGGACTCGGTCTGCGGCACGGCGAGTCCTATCCGCCGGCCGACAAGTGGCATATCTCGACGTTGCTCGAACCCGGTCTGCGCCGCAACCCGAGGCGCGGCCATCTGCTGGTTTCCACTGTCCTGGGCAAGCACCTGCCGACGGATCCGCACCGCGTGATCGAGGCTGGGAACCGGCTCGGTGATCGAGTCCGCGATTTAATCGACGGTCCGGTCATCGTGCTCGGCTTCGCGGAAACCGCAACCGGATTGGGCCACTGCGTGGCTGCGCGCATCCAGGCTGAGTGCTACCTGCACTCGACTCGTCGTGTGGTGCCCAGGGCGGATACGCTTACCCGATTCGAGGAGGGGCACTCACACGCCACCTCGCACATGCTGCAGCCGATGCCTGCGGAAATCTTCCGCAACGAGCTGCCGATGGTGCTGGTGGACGATGAGATCTCCACCGGTGCAACAGCACTCGATGCGATCAGGGCTCTGCACGCGTTCACTCCGCGCCCGCACTATGTGCTTGCCTCGCTGGTGGACATGCGTACCGAGGCCGATCGGGCGGTATTCGATGCGGGGGCCCGCGAACTCGGTGTGCGCATAGACACGGTGTGCTTGGCCTCGGGCGAGACGCTCCTTCCCACAGATCTGGTCGAATCAGTTGCGGCGCTTCCTGATCCGAAACTAAATCCGCGTGCTGCCGTACGCGGACGAACCGCTCGGATCGAACTACCCTGGCCGGAAGCGATTCCGGAGGGCGGTCGGCACGGAATTCTGCACACCGAAGTCGTGGGATTCGAAACCGCGCTTTCGAACGCCGCCGAAGTGCTGCGGGGGGAACTGGATTCGCTGCCCTGGGGGACCGGGAATGGCCCGGTCGGCAGCGCTGCGGAGCGGGAATTCGCACAGCGGCCGGTGGTCGTGCTCGGACACGAAGAATTCATGTACCTTCCGCTGCGCCTGGCCGGGTTCCTCGCGGACGGCGGCGTACCCACCCGCTATCAGACGACTACACGCTCGCCGGCCTACGTACTGGATGAACCCGGTTATCCGCTGCGTCGTGGATTCCGTTTCACGGCACCGGAATCCGGCGAAGAAGCGCCCCGCTACCTGTACAACGCTCACTGGCCGGAGCCGGGTGCGCCCGACCCGATCATCCTGGTGATCGCTGATGAACCCGCCGACACCGATCGGATGACGGCCGCCGGCGGACTGCTGGATGTCCTAACGGCCGCCGGAGCCGATGTCGTACTCGCCGTGCTGCATGGCGCCGACCCGCGCCGACTAGCATCGGTTCGCGCAGTGGCTCGCGGCGATTCCAGCGGCTCGAACCTCGGTACGTCGAGCGCGTTGTCACTCCCCTCACCGTTGCGCGGACCGGCATTCGGCTCTTACGCCCCGGATGAAGTGGCGTGGTTGCTGAAGGATCTGTCGACAGCGGATCTGGAAGCCGATGTGATGGAGCGTGAACGGCGGATTCAGGCCGGTACCGCACACTATGCGGAGTCGCTGCCCGTGGAATATCAACCCGACGCCGCGTACCGCGAACTGTTCGACAAGGTGCTCGCGGAGAGCGCGCAGCGGTTGGCGCTGGCGGTGGCCACCGTAGCGGAATTGGTTGTCGCGGAACGTGGCCGGGACATAGTCCTGGTGTCGCTGGCACGAGCCGGCACACCGATTGGCCTTCTCATGCGCCGGTGGCTGCGCACTCGCGGAATAGATGTGCCGCACTACGCGGTCTCGATCGTGCGGGATCGCGGGATCGACACGGTGGCACTGGATTATCTTGCCGAGCAGCATGATCCGGCGAGCATCGTATTCGTGGACGGCTGGACCGGAAAAGGGGCGATCACCAGGGAACTCAGCGAAGCCCTCGCTGCCTACCACCGTGCGGGAGGCGCTCGTTTCAATGACGAGCTCGTTGTACTCGCCGATCCGGGTAGCTGCGTCCGCACATACGGTACGCGTGACGACTTCCTCATCGCCTCAGCCTGTTTGAATTCCACTGTCTCCGGTCTGGTGTCACGGACCGTACTGAACGACGCGCTGATCGGTCACCGCGACTTCCACGGTGCGAAGTTCTACCGGGAGCTGGCGGGCGCGGACGTCTCCGGGCGACTGGTGGAGGAGGTCAGTACCTGCTTCGATACGGTTCGGCCCGCGGTCGCCGAACGGGTTGCCGAGATCCAGCAATCCGATCGGACACCCACCTGGGTCGGATGGGTCTCGGTCGAGAAGGTGCGCGAAGCGTACGGCATATCCAGTGTCAATTTCGTGAAACCTGGTGTGGGAGAGACGACCAGGGTGCTCCTACGCCGACTCCCGTGGCGAGTACTGGTGCGCGAGGCCGACGCGCCCGAGCATGCGCACATCCGAATGCTGGCCGCCGCGCGTGATGTACCGGTCGAGGTGGTTCCCGATCTGGCGTACGCCTGCATGGGACTGATCAAGGATGTGAACCAGTAG
- a CDS encoding DMT family transporter gives MKNRLMEGVAQPAFVLMWSSAFIVGIIGVGAAPPMVVLFARYAFAGPLLVLYGLAVHAVWPRGRELRHVIVAGLLMQIVQFGAFYTAMGEHVPAVVIALMQGLNPVVIALFSGVLGEHITRRQWIGFGIGGIGVALAVSDQSAFSWMGLLLCVIGLLGLSLGTVYQKKFTPTVDSRAATAVHQLASAPFAAVLVLLSGNFHISDPGRFGVSLTWMVLMNSMGAFLLLNAMLRRWDATRVGKLFFATPVTTAVLAWLVIAQPLHPLTIAGLGVGVIGMVLASRKAPAAPAQPEPAAQPEVAARPARTMPDVLPRLARA, from the coding sequence ATGAAGAATCGACTCATGGAAGGCGTGGCACAGCCCGCCTTCGTTCTCATGTGGAGCAGCGCGTTCATCGTCGGAATCATCGGCGTCGGCGCGGCCCCGCCGATGGTGGTGCTGTTCGCCCGGTACGCCTTCGCCGGGCCGCTGCTGGTGCTGTACGGCCTTGCGGTGCACGCGGTCTGGCCGCGCGGCCGGGAGCTGCGGCATGTCATCGTCGCCGGACTCCTCATGCAGATCGTGCAGTTCGGGGCCTTCTACACCGCCATGGGCGAGCATGTCCCGGCCGTGGTGATCGCCCTGATGCAGGGCCTGAATCCCGTTGTCATCGCACTCTTCTCGGGTGTTCTCGGCGAGCACATCACCCGCCGGCAGTGGATCGGCTTCGGCATCGGCGGCATCGGCGTCGCCCTCGCCGTCAGCGATCAGTCGGCCTTCTCCTGGATGGGCCTGCTGCTGTGCGTCATCGGCCTGCTGGGCCTGAGCCTCGGCACGGTGTACCAGAAGAAGTTCACCCCCACCGTGGACAGCCGCGCCGCCACCGCCGTGCACCAGCTGGCCAGCGCGCCCTTCGCCGCCGTGCTCGTCCTGCTGAGCGGCAACTTCCACATCAGCGATCCCGGCCGGTTCGGGGTATCGCTGACCTGGATGGTGCTGATGAATTCCATGGGCGCGTTCCTGCTGCTCAACGCCATGCTGCGACGCTGGGACGCGACCCGGGTCGGCAAGCTCTTCTTCGCCACCCCCGTCACCACCGCGGTCCTGGCCTGGCTCGTCATCGCACAACCCCTGCACCCCTTGACCATTGCCGGACTCGGCGTGGGCGTGATCGGCATGGTGCTGGCCTCCCGTAAGGCCCCGGCCGCGCCCGCTCAGCCCGAACCGGCGGCACAGCCTGAAGTCGCAGCGCGGCCCGCACGCACAATGCCCGACGTGCTACCGCGGTTGGCGCGAGCCTGA
- a CDS encoding helix-turn-helix domain-containing protein, protein MEELERVGARVARIRKQRGLTQVALAKKAGSSVSMVSKIEGGYASASSQLLGAIAQALGVDTTVLTGSQDGPEQLHEMVPTIRRALASVDLYDPDAGPEQISVLRSRVVELNSWRRATKYRKIGLALPDLVEQLLIAGREYGEPAYALLADAYRASNTLAHKLGYADLSLTAMDRMEWAARRSGDVLLLATTHYLRAAALARIGAGKQALLLLDRTMTDIEPFIEADRDAAAVWTALHMRAGTIAATLADSAGSQQHLDEAARVAESVGNRVVYETTVGPANVQLHAIAAAVDLGQGGKAIRIAKTTALPGDMATERRTHFHLDSARAYLLNRNPDEAIEELHQAHALAPEHFRASTTVKTALQTAAAQQRRASYGLRSLANHAGLVD, encoded by the coding sequence ATGGAGGAGCTGGAACGAGTGGGTGCCCGCGTCGCACGAATTCGAAAGCAGCGTGGACTGACTCAGGTCGCCCTCGCCAAGAAGGCCGGCAGCAGCGTGAGCATGGTGTCGAAAATCGAAGGAGGCTATGCCTCGGCATCGTCACAGCTGCTCGGCGCGATCGCTCAGGCGCTCGGCGTGGACACCACGGTGTTGACCGGTTCGCAGGATGGTCCGGAGCAGCTGCACGAGATGGTGCCGACAATCCGGCGGGCATTGGCATCGGTGGACCTCTACGACCCTGATGCTGGGCCGGAACAGATCTCGGTCCTCCGGTCGCGAGTGGTCGAACTCAACAGCTGGCGACGTGCCACCAAGTATCGCAAGATCGGACTCGCGCTACCGGATCTCGTCGAGCAGTTGCTCATCGCGGGACGCGAATACGGTGAGCCCGCCTATGCTCTGCTGGCAGATGCATATCGTGCGTCGAACACATTGGCGCACAAGCTCGGATACGCGGATCTTTCCTTGACGGCCATGGACCGTATGGAGTGGGCCGCCAGGCGCAGCGGCGACGTACTGCTGCTGGCAACGACCCACTATCTTCGCGCCGCGGCCCTTGCTCGAATCGGCGCAGGCAAACAAGCCCTACTGCTGCTCGATCGCACTATGACCGATATCGAGCCGTTCATCGAAGCGGACCGAGATGCGGCGGCCGTCTGGACAGCACTCCACATGCGAGCCGGAACAATCGCTGCCACACTCGCCGACAGTGCGGGCTCGCAGCAGCATCTCGACGAGGCCGCCCGTGTCGCGGAGAGCGTCGGCAATCGCGTCGTCTACGAGACGACGGTGGGGCCCGCCAATGTGCAGTTGCATGCGATCGCCGCAGCAGTTGACCTGGGTCAAGGCGGCAAAGCGATCCGGATCGCGAAAACTACGGCGCTGCCGGGAGATATGGCAACCGAGCGCCGTACGCACTTTCACCTCGATAGTGCCCGTGCGTACTTGCTGAACAGAAACCCTGACGAGGCAATCGAAGAACTACATCAAGCACACGCCCTGGCGCCGGAGCACTTTCGCGCCAGCACAACGGTGAAGACCGCATTGCAAACTGCAGCAGCCCAACAGCGGCGCGCCAGCTATGGTCTGCGGTCCTTGGCGAATCATGCCGGATTGGTCGATTGA
- a CDS encoding DUF475 domain-containing protein, producing MRIFGLSMIVSVVALIAAFVYGGVTGLALCAILGVLEVSLSFDNAVINASVLQRMSEFWQKIFLTVGVLIAVFGMRLVFPLGIVWVTAGLDPKRAFDLALNPPADGALTFADGSPSYEKLLTDAHPQIAAFGGAFLLLLFLNFILEEHEVTWLGWLERPLAKLGKLDMLSVVLTLGAIIIAAEFIADSDDRGTVLLSGVLGVITYILVDGLGSVFHTEEEGESSSGPSEAVKVAGKAGFFLFLYLEVLDASFSFDGVIGAFAITSDPILIALGLGLIGAMFVRSITVFLVRKGTLSEYVYLEHGAHWAIGALSIILLVSIGVHVNEVVTGLVGVAFIGAAFITSIIRNRREGDDDESKSVSTNEPTPVG from the coding sequence GTGCGTATTTTCGGCCTCTCCATGATCGTCTCGGTGGTGGCTCTCATAGCGGCATTCGTATACGGCGGTGTCACAGGACTGGCTCTGTGCGCCATCCTGGGTGTCCTCGAAGTGTCGCTGTCGTTCGACAATGCGGTCATCAATGCCAGTGTCCTGCAACGGATGAGCGAGTTCTGGCAGAAGATCTTCCTGACCGTCGGCGTGCTCATCGCCGTCTTCGGCATGCGCCTGGTGTTCCCGCTGGGCATCGTGTGGGTCACCGCCGGTCTGGACCCGAAGCGGGCCTTCGACCTGGCGCTGAACCCGCCGGCCGACGGCGCGCTCACCTTCGCCGACGGCAGCCCCTCCTACGAGAAGCTGCTCACCGACGCGCATCCCCAGATCGCGGCCTTCGGCGGCGCGTTCCTGCTGCTGCTGTTCCTGAACTTCATTCTGGAGGAGCACGAGGTCACCTGGCTCGGCTGGCTGGAGCGGCCATTGGCCAAACTCGGCAAGCTGGACATGCTTTCGGTGGTCCTGACCCTCGGCGCCATCATCATCGCCGCGGAATTCATTGCGGACAGCGATGATCGGGGCACGGTACTGCTGTCGGGTGTGCTGGGCGTGATCACCTACATCCTGGTGGACGGGCTCGGCTCGGTCTTCCACACCGAGGAGGAGGGCGAATCCTCCTCCGGGCCTTCCGAAGCCGTGAAGGTGGCGGGCAAGGCGGGCTTCTTCCTGTTCCTCTACCTGGAAGTGCTCGACGCCTCGTTCTCCTTCGACGGCGTGATCGGCGCGTTCGCCATCACCTCCGACCCGATCCTGATCGCCCTGGGCCTGGGTCTCATCGGCGCCATGTTCGTCCGCTCCATCACCGTATTCCTGGTCCGCAAGGGCACGCTGTCGGAGTACGTGTACCTGGAGCACGGCGCGCACTGGGCCATCGGCGCGCTGTCGATCATCCTGCTGGTCTCGATCGGCGTGCACGTCAACGAGGTCGTCACCGGCCTGGTGGGTGTGGCGTTCATCGGAGCGGCGTTCATTACCAGCATCATTCGCAATCGCCGGGAAGGCGATGACGACGAGTCCAAAAGTGTGAGCACCAACGAGCCCACACCGGTCGGCTGA
- a CDS encoding HAD family hydrolase: protein MIYSRNAFGPVPELSTVCVEHLDGEPLSYMTADAADSLKALTELAMVVPTTTRTIEQFNRIQLPGAPWRYAVTTNGGNILDNGQPDPHWRASLAAEVRSTSASLAEISAELHSRTDDSFVLKYRVADELFCYLVVQLEALPADFLAEWDAWCRPRGWSASQQGRKIYTMPVSVCKSRTVAEVRRRLEDSGDLDPAARLLSAGDGALDAEMLRTSDAAIRPRHGELEELAWTHPNLTITTAAGIRAGEEILDWFLKSSDR, encoded by the coding sequence ATGATCTACTCTCGCAACGCGTTCGGTCCGGTACCGGAATTGTCCACGGTCTGTGTGGAACACCTGGACGGCGAACCGCTGTCCTATATGACCGCAGATGCCGCCGATAGTCTGAAGGCGCTGACCGAGCTTGCGATGGTCGTTCCGACCACCACCCGAACGATCGAGCAGTTCAACAGAATTCAGCTGCCCGGTGCTCCCTGGCGATACGCCGTCACCACCAACGGCGGCAATATTCTCGACAACGGTCAGCCGGACCCGCACTGGCGTGCGAGCCTGGCCGCCGAAGTCCGCTCCACCAGCGCATCGCTCGCGGAGATCAGTGCCGAATTGCATTCGCGCACAGACGATTCCTTTGTATTGAAGTATCGGGTCGCTGATGAGCTCTTCTGCTACCTGGTGGTGCAGCTCGAAGCGCTACCCGCCGACTTCCTCGCCGAATGGGATGCCTGGTGCCGTCCACGCGGCTGGTCCGCCTCTCAGCAGGGCCGCAAGATCTACACCATGCCCGTCTCGGTCTGTAAGAGCCGGACGGTCGCGGAAGTCCGCCGCCGCCTGGAGGATTCGGGCGATCTGGACCCCGCCGCCCGGCTGCTCTCGGCAGGAGACGGTGCACTCGACGCCGAAATGCTGCGCACCTCGGACGCCGCGATCCGCCCGCGCCACGGCGAACTGGAAGAACTCGCCTGGACCCACCCCAACCTAACCATCACCACCGCCGCCGGCATCCGAGCCGGAGAGGAGATCCTCGACTGGTTCCTGAAGTCGAGCGACCGCTGA
- a CDS encoding CGNR zinc finger domain-containing protein gives MFTFVSGNLALDFIGTVQSRRAEFADLLATPGDLVEWTVEAALLDSAPAADPAALADATRLREAAYRLALAVTHGEPLAAPDRQLVNDLARGTLPELTVEADGSVKRSGTIDTVLAAIARSAVELIGGADRDRIKECGRADCTRLYVDTSRAGSRRWCDMTVCGNRAKSAAFRARNTETDSHAAH, from the coding sequence ATGTTCACCTTCGTCAGCGGCAACCTCGCACTGGACTTCATCGGGACGGTGCAGTCCCGGCGCGCCGAGTTCGCCGATCTCCTCGCGACCCCCGGCGACCTGGTCGAATGGACAGTCGAGGCCGCCCTGCTCGACAGCGCGCCCGCGGCCGATCCCGCCGCTCTCGCCGATGCCACGCGATTGCGCGAAGCCGCCTACCGGCTGGCGCTGGCCGTCACCCACGGTGAACCGCTCGCCGCACCGGACCGGCAGCTGGTCAACGACCTCGCGCGGGGCACGCTTCCGGAACTCACGGTCGAGGCCGACGGCTCGGTAAAACGCAGCGGCACAATCGACACCGTGCTCGCCGCCATTGCCCGCTCGGCCGTCGAACTGATCGGCGGCGCGGATCGGGACCGGATCAAGGAGTGCGGGCGCGCCGATTGCACCCGGCTGTACGTCGACACCTCACGCGCGGGTTCGCGGCGCTGGTGCGATATGACGGTGTGCGGAAATCGGGCCAAGAGCGCGGCATTTCGGGCCCGGAACACCGAAACCGACTCGCACGCAGCGCATTAG